Proteins encoded together in one Pseudomonas sp. Seg1 window:
- a CDS encoding sensor histidine kinase, whose translation MKMSELPGRHSLFWKLACLLVAFCLLMIWLSWSWGRYMEQRNQFLSDEARGTLARYAAQAEQAWQRGGRSGVDDWLQSMELREASWVGVIGGNLQSLSSDPLNEQEIQHLTFLRGLDWPIHKQGRPWLRIPFPKDPSAGSLVIELPERFVPGKYRVFWRVITNGVIPGLFTLLLCVGLYRLLVVPLNNLREQANAWRADQLNVRLSSGITQRPDELGELARAFDSMSERLQTTVAVQQQLLRDLSHELRTPLSRLRVASESEQGLPQLRERIGREVDGMQRLVEDTLQLAWLDTDRSPLPDEAIQIQALWEMLTDNACYESGWPSLQLQCAVEASCWVRGNLNTLAQALENILRNAIRHSPEGGIVRLDGRRDGDYWHLWLEDQGGGVADGDLERIFSPFTRLDGSRPGDGGFGLGLSIARNAVQRQGGRLWAQNSEAGLRLNLRLVADDGAVSPDAIAGKPAPTGSSSVPPIFAQHQTL comes from the coding sequence ATGAAAATGTCTGAGCTGCCGGGACGGCACTCGTTGTTCTGGAAACTGGCCTGTCTGCTGGTAGCGTTCTGTTTGTTGATGATCTGGCTCAGTTGGTCGTGGGGCCGGTACATGGAGCAGCGCAACCAGTTCCTCTCCGACGAGGCGCGCGGCACGCTGGCGCGTTATGCCGCGCAAGCCGAGCAGGCGTGGCAGCGAGGCGGGCGCAGCGGCGTCGATGACTGGTTGCAGAGCATGGAGTTGCGCGAGGCCAGTTGGGTCGGCGTCATCGGCGGCAATTTGCAGTCGCTTAGCAGTGACCCATTGAATGAACAGGAAATCCAGCACCTGACCTTCTTGCGCGGCCTCGACTGGCCGATTCACAAACAGGGCCGGCCGTGGCTGCGCATCCCGTTTCCCAAGGATCCGTCCGCCGGCAGTCTGGTGATCGAATTGCCCGAACGCTTTGTGCCGGGCAAATACCGGGTGTTCTGGCGAGTCATCACCAACGGCGTGATTCCCGGGCTGTTCACTTTATTGTTGTGCGTCGGGCTGTACCGCTTGCTGGTGGTGCCGCTGAACAACCTGCGTGAGCAGGCCAATGCCTGGCGCGCCGATCAATTGAATGTACGGCTGTCGAGCGGCATCACCCAGCGGCCGGACGAGCTCGGTGAACTGGCCCGGGCGTTCGACTCGATGTCCGAACGCCTGCAAACCACTGTCGCCGTGCAACAGCAATTGTTGCGTGATCTGTCACACGAACTGCGAACCCCGCTGAGCCGACTGCGCGTGGCCAGCGAAAGTGAGCAGGGTTTGCCGCAATTGCGCGAGCGCATCGGCCGCGAAGTCGACGGCATGCAACGGCTGGTCGAAGACACGTTGCAACTGGCCTGGCTCGATACCGACCGTTCGCCACTGCCAGACGAAGCGATTCAGATCCAGGCCTTGTGGGAGATGCTCACCGACAACGCCTGTTATGAAAGTGGCTGGCCGAGTCTGCAATTGCAGTGCGCGGTGGAAGCGTCGTGCTGGGTGCGCGGCAATCTCAATACCTTGGCGCAGGCGCTGGAGAATATTTTGCGCAACGCCATTCGTCATTCGCCTGAGGGCGGGATTGTGCGTCTGGATGGCCGGCGAGATGGCGATTACTGGCATCTGTGGCTGGAGGATCAGGGCGGCGGGGTGGCTGACGGGGATCTCGAGCGGATCTTTTCGCCGTTCACCCGACTGGACGGATCACGTCCGGGGGACGGTGGGTTTGGGCTGGGGTTGAGCATCGCGCGCAATGCGGTGCAGCGCCAGGGTGGGCGTCTTTGGGCGCAGAACAGCGAAGCGGGGTTGCGGCTGAATCTGCGGTTGGTGGCTGATGATGGTGCCGTCAGCCCCGACGCCATCGCTGGCAAGCCAGCTCCCACAGGTTCCAGCAGCGTTCCACCAATCTTCGCCCAACACCAAACTCTGTAG
- a CDS encoding response regulator transcription factor, translated as MTPVSVGQPRILSIEDDPVLGAYVHEHLGRSGFQVTWCQNGQEGLNIARRQVFDVVLMDILLPGLDGLNLLTQLRQSHSTPVLLMSALGAEADRISGFRLGADDYLPKPFSMAELHVRIEAILRRVALDRRPAALAVPVATGTLHFDDEQCDVFFREQAAGLTRSEFRLLETLNRNDEEVLSKAFLYQHVLQRGYAAHDRSLDMHISQIRRKLKAIGYTEREVRTVWGKGYVLSAADENV; from the coding sequence ATGACTCCTGTTTCCGTTGGCCAGCCACGCATACTTTCCATCGAGGACGATCCGGTTCTGGGTGCCTATGTTCACGAACATCTGGGCCGCAGCGGCTTTCAGGTGACCTGGTGTCAGAACGGTCAGGAAGGCCTGAACATCGCCAGGCGCCAGGTGTTCGACGTGGTGTTGATGGACATTCTGTTGCCCGGGCTGGATGGCCTGAACCTGCTGACTCAACTGCGCCAGAGCCACTCGACGCCGGTGCTGCTGATGTCGGCCCTCGGTGCCGAGGCCGATCGCATCAGTGGTTTCCGTCTGGGCGCCGACGATTACCTGCCCAAGCCGTTCAGCATGGCCGAACTGCATGTGCGCATCGAAGCGATCCTGCGGCGGGTGGCCCTTGATCGTCGTCCCGCAGCGCTCGCTGTGCCGGTGGCTACGGGCACGCTGCACTTTGACGATGAGCAATGTGATGTGTTCTTCCGCGAGCAAGCGGCCGGCCTGACTCGCAGCGAATTCCGCCTGTTGGAAACCCTCAACCGTAATGATGAAGAAGTGCTGAGCAAGGCTTTCCTTTATCAGCACGTCCTGCAACGCGGCTACGCCGCGCACGACCGCAGTCTCGACATGCACATCAGCCAGATCCGCCGCAAACTCAAAGCCATCGGCTACACCGAGCGGGAAGTGCGCACGGTGTGGGGCAAGGGTTACGTGTTGAGTGCCGCTGATGAAAATGTCTGA
- a CDS encoding response regulator: MLKKLGIKGRVLLLTLLPTSLMALVLGGYFTWTQQSDLQTQLMQRGEMIAEQLAPLVAPAMGHGNSDLLERIATQSLEQPDVRAVTFLAPDRSPLAHAGPTMLNQAPSGDSAHLQRRSGNDATRYLMPVFGKHRNLAGELIPEESDRLLGWVELELSHNGMLLRGYRSLFASLLLIAAGLAGAALLALRMGRTINRPLSQIKQAVAQLKDGHLETRLPPLGSQELDELASGINRMAGTLQNAREELQHSVDQATEDVRQNLETIEIQNIELDLARKEALEASRIKSEFLANMSHEIRTPLNGILGFTHLLQKSELTPRQLDYLGTIEKSADSLLGIINEILDFSKIEAGKLVLDHIPFNLRDLLQDTLTILAPAAHAKQLELVSLVYRDTPLSLVGDPLRLKQILTNLVSNAIKFTREGTIVARAMLEEEHEDSVQLRISIQDTGIGLSNQDVRALFQAFSQADNSLSRQPGGTGLGLVISKRLIEQMGGEIGVDSTPGEGSEFWISLSLPKTRDDAEDLPSAPLLGRRVAVLENHELARQALQHQLEDCGLNVTPFNTLESLTNGVTGAHQTDQAIDLAVIGITSNDILPERLNQHIWDLEHLGCKVLVLCPTTEQTLFHLSVPNPHSQLQAKPACTRKLRRALSDLANPRQPRNEPNEPLSSRAPKVLCVDDNPANLLLVQTLLEDMGAKVLAVESGYAAVKAVQTESFDLVLMDVQMPGMDGRQSTETIRQWESERHCTPLPIVALTAHAMANEKRALLQSGMDDYLTKPISERQLAQVVLKWTGLALRNQAPERVSDSAAGNHELPVLDHEEGLRLAAGKADLAADMLAMLLASLEADREAIRTARDSHDQNALIERVHRLHGATRYCGVPQLRAACQRSETLLKQDDPKASTALDELERAINRLAAQAKISA, from the coding sequence GTGCTCAAGAAACTGGGAATCAAAGGTCGCGTGTTGTTGCTGACCTTGTTGCCGACCAGCCTGATGGCGCTGGTGTTGGGTGGTTATTTCACCTGGACGCAGCAGTCCGACCTGCAGACCCAATTGATGCAGCGCGGCGAAATGATCGCCGAGCAACTCGCACCGTTAGTGGCACCCGCCATGGGTCATGGCAACAGCGACTTGCTGGAGCGCATCGCCACTCAGTCCCTCGAACAACCCGATGTGCGCGCAGTGACCTTTCTCGCACCGGACCGCTCGCCGCTGGCCCACGCCGGCCCGACCATGCTCAATCAGGCACCGAGCGGTGACAGCGCGCACTTGCAACGGCGCAGCGGCAATGACGCGACCCGCTACCTGATGCCGGTGTTCGGCAAGCACCGCAACCTCGCCGGCGAGTTGATCCCCGAAGAATCCGACCGTCTGCTCGGCTGGGTCGAACTGGAACTGTCACACAACGGCATGCTGCTGCGCGGTTATCGCAGCCTGTTCGCCAGCCTGTTGCTGATTGCCGCCGGGCTTGCCGGTGCTGCGCTGCTCGCCTTGCGCATGGGCCGCACCATCAATCGTCCGCTGAGCCAGATCAAACAGGCTGTCGCGCAACTCAAGGATGGCCACCTGGAAACCCGCCTGCCACCGCTCGGCAGTCAGGAGCTGGATGAATTGGCGTCGGGCATCAATCGCATGGCCGGCACCTTGCAGAACGCCCGCGAAGAACTGCAGCACAGCGTCGATCAGGCCACCGAAGACGTCCGGCAGAACCTGGAAACCATCGAAATCCAGAACATCGAGCTGGATCTGGCCCGTAAAGAAGCGCTGGAAGCGAGCCGGATCAAATCCGAATTCCTTGCCAACATGAGTCACGAGATTCGCACGCCGCTCAATGGCATTCTCGGCTTCACGCATCTGCTGCAAAAAAGCGAGCTGACCCCGCGCCAGCTCGACTATCTGGGCACCATCGAAAAATCCGCTGACAGCCTGCTCGGGATCATCAACGAGATCCTCGACTTCTCCAAAATCGAGGCGGGCAAACTGGTGCTCGACCACATTCCGTTCAACTTGCGCGATCTGTTGCAGGACACCCTGACCATCCTCGCCCCCGCCGCTCACGCCAAGCAGTTGGAGCTGGTCAGCCTGGTTTATCGCGATACGCCGCTGTCGCTGGTCGGTGATCCGTTACGCCTGAAGCAGATCCTCACCAACCTGGTGAGCAACGCGATCAAGTTCACCCGCGAAGGCACCATCGTCGCCCGGGCGATGCTCGAAGAAGAACACGAAGACAGCGTGCAACTGCGCATCAGTATTCAGGACACCGGCATCGGCCTGTCGAATCAGGACGTGCGCGCGTTGTTCCAGGCGTTCAGTCAGGCCGACAATTCGCTGTCGCGTCAGCCCGGCGGTACAGGGTTGGGGCTGGTGATCTCCAAGCGCCTGATCGAACAGATGGGCGGCGAGATCGGCGTCGACAGTACGCCGGGCGAAGGCTCGGAATTCTGGATCAGCCTGAGCCTGCCGAAAACCCGTGACGACGCCGAAGACCTGCCCTCGGCGCCGTTGCTCGGACGCCGTGTAGCGGTGCTGGAAAACCACGAACTGGCGCGTCAGGCCTTGCAGCATCAACTGGAAGACTGCGGCCTCAATGTCACGCCGTTCAACACCCTGGAAAGCCTGACGAATGGCGTCACCGGCGCGCATCAGACCGATCAGGCCATCGATCTGGCGGTAATCGGCATCACCAGCAACGACATACTGCCGGAACGCCTGAACCAGCACATCTGGGACCTCGAACACCTCGGCTGCAAAGTGCTGGTGCTGTGCCCGACCACCGAACAGACACTGTTCCATCTATCGGTGCCCAACCCGCACAGCCAGCTGCAAGCCAAACCGGCCTGTACGCGCAAATTGCGCCGCGCTCTGTCGGATCTGGCCAACCCGCGCCAACCACGCAACGAGCCGAACGAACCATTGTCGAGTCGCGCACCAAAGGTGCTGTGTGTCGATGACAACCCGGCCAATCTGTTGCTGGTGCAAACGCTGCTCGAAGACATGGGCGCCAAGGTTCTCGCGGTGGAAAGCGGATACGCAGCGGTCAAAGCGGTGCAGACCGAATCCTTCGATCTGGTGTTGATGGACGTCCAGATGCCCGGCATGGACGGGCGTCAAAGCACCGAAACCATTCGCCAGTGGGAGAGCGAACGGCATTGCACACCCCTGCCGATCGTCGCGCTCACCGCGCATGCCATGGCCAACGAAAAACGTGCGTTGCTGCAAAGCGGCATGGACGACTACCTGACCAAACCGATCAGCGAGCGGCAACTGGCACAGGTGGTGCTGAAATGGACCGGTCTGGCCCTGCGCAATCAGGCGCCGGAGCGGGTCAGTGACAGCGCGGCGGGCAATCACGAATTGCCGGTGCTCGATCACGAGGAAGGCTTGCGTCTGGCCGCTGGCAAGGCGGACCTCGCGGCGGACATGCTGGCGATGCTGCTGGCCTCGCTGGAAGCCGACCGCGAAGCCATTCGCACGGCACGCGACAGCCACGACCAGAATGCTCTGATTGAACGCGTGCATCGCCTGCACGGCGCCACGCGTTACTGCGGCGTCCCGCAATTGCGCGCCGCCTGTCAGCGCAGCGAAACCCTGCTCAAACAGGACGACCCGAAAGCGTCGACGGCGCTGGATGAGCTGGAACGGGCGATCAATCGCCTCGCCGCGCAAGCGAAGATCAGCGCCTGA
- a CDS encoding 2-hydroxyacid dehydrogenase, producing the protein MRTIVFSSQTYDRDSFLGADCPAGIELHFQPARLSLDTAALAEHHEVVCAFINDDLSAAVLERLAADGTRLIALRSAGYNHVDLAAAKRLGLDVVRVPAYSPHAVAEHAVALILALNRRLHRAYNRTREGDFSLHGLTGFDLVGKTVGIVGTGQIGATFAKIMHGFGCELLAYDPYPNPQVLALGARYLSLQELLAQSRIISLHCPLNEQSKHLINRDSLAHMQAGAMLINTGRGGLVDTPALIDALKDGQLGYLGLDVYEEEAQLFFEDRSDLPLQDDVLARLLTFPNVIITAHQAFLTREALGAIAATTLDNIATWAAGSPQNQVEG; encoded by the coding sequence ATGCGCACGATCGTTTTCAGCAGCCAGACCTACGACCGCGACAGTTTCCTCGGTGCCGATTGCCCGGCGGGTATCGAACTGCATTTTCAACCGGCGCGGCTGAGTCTCGACACTGCCGCACTGGCCGAACATCACGAAGTGGTTTGCGCCTTTATCAACGACGACCTCAGCGCCGCCGTGCTGGAGCGTCTGGCGGCCGACGGCACACGCCTGATCGCCCTGCGCTCGGCCGGTTACAACCATGTCGACCTGGCCGCGGCGAAACGCCTGGGCCTTGACGTCGTGCGTGTCCCGGCCTACTCGCCGCATGCGGTGGCCGAGCATGCCGTGGCCCTGATCCTCGCCCTCAACCGGCGCTTGCACCGCGCCTACAACCGCACCCGTGAAGGCGATTTCAGTCTGCATGGCCTGACCGGTTTCGATCTGGTCGGCAAGACGGTCGGCATCGTCGGCACCGGGCAGATCGGCGCCACCTTCGCGAAAATCATGCACGGTTTCGGTTGTGAACTGCTCGCGTACGACCCGTACCCGAATCCTCAGGTGCTGGCCTTGGGTGCCCGTTATCTGAGCCTGCAGGAGTTGCTCGCGCAGTCGCGAATCATCAGCCTGCACTGCCCGCTCAACGAGCAGAGCAAACACCTGATCAACCGCGACTCACTGGCGCACATGCAGGCGGGGGCGATGCTCATCAACACCGGTCGCGGCGGCCTGGTGGACACCCCGGCGCTGATCGATGCCTTGAAGGACGGGCAACTGGGTTATCTGGGTCTGGATGTGTATGAGGAAGAGGCGCAGCTGTTTTTCGAGGACCGCTCCGACCTGCCGTTGCAGGACGACGTGCTGGCGCGCTTGCTGACCTTTCCGAATGTGATCATCACCGCGCATCAGGCGTTTCTGACGCGCGAGGCGCTGGGCGCGATTGCTGCGACGACCCTGGACAATATCGCGACCTGGGCCGCGGGGTCACCGCAGAACCAGGTCGAGGGTTAA
- a CDS encoding META domain-containing protein, which translates to MKRLALTALVGVGLAGCAAEPVQLQQNRSYILEWIGERPLMDYSHLTVTLGDDGRAYGNGGCNHWFAPYTLDGDKLSFGKIGKTRKLCAPALMEQEQRFLQALEQVERWDISPIEQMRFWPAQGKPLRWWLEEG; encoded by the coding sequence ATGAAACGCCTTGCCCTGACCGCTCTGGTCGGTGTTGGCCTGGCGGGCTGCGCCGCGGAGCCTGTGCAACTGCAACAGAACCGCAGCTACATTCTGGAGTGGATCGGCGAACGGCCATTGATGGATTACAGCCATCTGACCGTGACCCTCGGCGATGATGGCCGCGCCTACGGCAACGGCGGCTGCAACCATTGGTTCGCGCCGTACACCCTCGATGGTGACAAGCTGAGCTTCGGCAAGATCGGCAAGACCCGCAAGCTGTGCGCGCCAGCACTGATGGAGCAGGAACAACGCTTCCTTCAGGCGCTGGAGCAGGTCGAGCGCTGGGATATTTCGCCGATCGAACAGATGCGCTTCTGGCCGGCGCAAGGCAAGCCGTTGCGCTGGTGGCTGGAAGAGGGTTGA
- a CDS encoding TlpA disulfide reductase family protein codes for MTRRLAAALTIIGALMLGGCGNDYGIDQNGQKVASERLDKQWVVINYWAEWCGPCRTEIPELNHLADELKSKNVGVFGVNFDNVQGVELKDASEKLGIKFTVLAQDPAELFDLPRSEALPVTYIIDNKGKVQEQLLGEQTAAGVMARLEALQANK; via the coding sequence ATGACACGGCGATTGGCAGCGGCATTGACGATAATCGGGGCGTTGATGCTGGGGGGCTGCGGCAATGACTATGGTATCGACCAGAACGGTCAGAAAGTGGCGTCCGAGCGCCTCGACAAACAATGGGTGGTGATCAACTACTGGGCTGAATGGTGTGGCCCGTGCCGCACGGAAATCCCTGAACTCAACCATTTGGCGGATGAACTCAAGAGCAAGAATGTCGGTGTATTCGGGGTCAACTTCGACAACGTGCAGGGTGTAGAACTGAAAGACGCCAGTGAAAAACTCGGCATCAAGTTCACTGTACTGGCGCAGGATCCGGCGGAGTTGTTCGACTTGCCGCGCAGTGAGGCCTTGCCGGTGACGTACATCATCGACAACAAGGGCAAGGTGCAGGAGCAGTTGCTGGGGGAGCAGACAGCGGCGGGGGTGATGGCCAGGCTTGAGGCGTTGCAGGCGAACAAATAG
- the arsC gene encoding arsenate reductase (glutaredoxin) (This arsenate reductase requires both glutathione and glutaredoxin to convert arsenate to arsenite, after which the efflux transporter formed by ArsA and ArsB can extrude the arsenite from the cell, providing resistance.) produces the protein MTDLTLYHNPRCSKSRGALELLEARGLTPNVVRYLETPLDAAQIKALLGKLGISARQLLRTGEDEYKTLNLADASLTEKQLIEAIAAHPKLMERPILEVGDKAVIGRPPEQVLELLP, from the coding sequence ATGACCGATCTGACGCTTTATCACAATCCGCGCTGCTCGAAATCCCGCGGCGCGCTGGAACTGCTTGAAGCCCGCGGCCTGACGCCAAACGTCGTGCGCTACCTCGAAACCCCGCTGGACGCCGCACAGATCAAGGCCCTGCTCGGCAAGCTCGGGATCAGCGCACGGCAGTTGCTGCGTACCGGGGAAGATGAATACAAAACCCTGAACCTGGCCGACGCCAGTCTCACCGAGAAACAATTGATCGAAGCGATCGCGGCCCATCCCAAGCTGATGGAACGACCGATTCTGGAAGTCGGCGACAAAGCCGTCATCGGCCGTCCACCGGAGCAGGTCCTGGAGTTGCTGCCGTGA
- the wrbA gene encoding NAD(P)H:quinone oxidoreductase gives MSAPYILVLYYSRSGSTNEMARQIARGVEQAGLEARLRTVPAISTECEAVAPDIPDEGALYATLDDLKNCAGLALGSPTRFGNMAAPLKYFLDGTSNLWLTGALVGKPAGVFTSTASLHGGQETTLLSMMLPLLHHGMLITGLPYSESALLETQGGGTPYGASHHAGADGKSGLDQHEVALCRALGLRLAKTAQKLEG, from the coding sequence GTGAGCGCGCCGTACATTCTGGTTCTGTATTACAGCCGCAGCGGCTCGACCAACGAGATGGCCCGGCAGATCGCCCGTGGTGTCGAGCAGGCCGGCCTCGAAGCGCGTTTGCGCACTGTGCCGGCGATCTCCACCGAGTGCGAAGCCGTGGCCCCGGACATCCCGGACGAAGGCGCGCTCTACGCGACCCTCGATGACTTGAAGAACTGCGCCGGTCTGGCCCTCGGCAGTCCGACCCGGTTCGGCAACATGGCTGCACCGCTCAAATACTTCCTCGACGGCACCAGCAACCTCTGGCTGACCGGCGCCCTCGTCGGCAAACCGGCCGGCGTGTTCACCTCCACCGCTAGCCTGCATGGCGGCCAGGAAACCACGCTGCTGTCGATGATGCTGCCGTTGCTGCACCACGGCATGCTGATCACCGGCCTGCCCTACAGCGAATCGGCGCTCTTGGAAACCCAGGGCGGCGGCACACCGTACGGCGCCAGCCATCACGCTGGGGCGGATGGTAAAAGTGGCCTCGATCAGCACGAAGTCGCACTGTGCCGGGCGCTGGGCCTGCGTCTGGCCAAGACTGCGCAGAAACTGGAGGGCTGA
- a CDS encoding DUF2069 domain-containing protein, whose product MAKKPKILPSIEWLEPRVKAMRVISLLSFFALAGLLAAYYLVFADLHGARPWVILLVELIPWLVLAPAMIMGSARGHSWMCFVVNLYFIKGALAAYDPNRQMFGVLEMVASLAVFCSALLYVRWRYQLNRKLAGEGEISVA is encoded by the coding sequence GTGGCGAAGAAGCCGAAAATCCTGCCCTCCATCGAGTGGCTTGAGCCGCGAGTGAAGGCGATGCGGGTGATCAGCCTGCTGAGCTTCTTTGCTTTGGCCGGACTGCTCGCCGCCTACTATCTGGTATTCGCCGACCTGCATGGCGCCCGACCGTGGGTGATTCTGCTGGTCGAGCTGATCCCGTGGCTGGTCCTCGCCCCGGCGATGATCATGGGCAGCGCCCGTGGGCATTCGTGGATGTGTTTTGTGGTGAATCTGTATTTCATCAAAGGCGCACTGGCGGCGTATGACCCGAACCGGCAGATGTTTGGTGTGCTGGAGATGGTCGCGAGCCTGGCGGTGTTCTGCTCAGCGCTGCTGTATGTGCGGTGGCGGTATCAGTTGAATCGCAAACTGGCTGGCGAGGGCGAGATCAGCGTCGCCTAA
- a CDS encoding DNA-3-methyladenine glycosylase I has product MRDYKWLHEYCLNRFGSAAELEAHLPVPKTPAQLRKISDDRYLSTMALRVFRAGLKHSLVDAKWPAFEEVFFKFDPEKVVLMSAEHLERLMQDARIIRHLGKLKSVPRNAQFILDVEKDKGSFGALIADWPVTDIVGLWTYLKKHGHQLGGLSAPRFLRMVGKDTFVPSYDVVAALNAQNIVDKVPTSLRDLTIVQDAFNQWHEQSGGRAMSQISMMLAYTVNH; this is encoded by the coding sequence ATGCGCGATTACAAGTGGCTGCACGAATACTGTCTGAACCGCTTTGGTTCGGCGGCTGAACTGGAAGCCCATCTGCCCGTTCCCAAGACCCCGGCGCAATTGCGCAAAATCAGCGACGATCGCTACCTCTCGACCATGGCCCTGCGCGTGTTTCGTGCCGGGCTCAAGCACAGTCTGGTGGATGCCAAGTGGCCGGCCTTCGAAGAAGTGTTCTTCAAGTTCGATCCGGAAAAAGTCGTGCTGATGAGTGCCGAACATCTTGAACGGCTGATGCAGGATGCGCGGATCATCCGTCACCTGGGCAAGCTCAAGAGCGTGCCGCGCAATGCGCAGTTCATTCTGGATGTCGAGAAAGACAAGGGCAGTTTCGGCGCGCTGATCGCCGACTGGCCGGTGACCGACATTGTCGGCCTGTGGACCTACCTGAAAAAACACGGCCATCAACTGGGCGGACTATCGGCCCCACGGTTTTTGCGCATGGTCGGCAAGGATACCTTTGTGCCGAGCTATGACGTGGTCGCGGCGCTGAATGCGCAGAATATCGTCGACAAGGTGCCGACCAGTCTGCGCGATCTGACGATTGTGCAGGATGCATTCAACCAGTGGCATGAACAGAGCGGCGGGCGGGCGATGAGCCAGATCTCGATGATGCTCGCGTACACCGTGAATCATTAA
- the ttcA gene encoding tRNA 2-thiocytidine(32) synthetase TtcA, which produces MGTLTVNQNKLQKRLRRLAGEAVADFNMIEDGDKVMVCLSGGKDSYTMLDVLMHLQKVAPIKFEIVAVNMDQKQPGFPEHVLPAYLKELGIEYHIVEKDTYSVVKELIPEGKTTCSLCSRLRRGTLYTFADEIGATKMALGHHRDDIVETFFLNMFFNGTLKAMPPKLRADDGRNVVIRPLAYCNEKDIQAYSDLKEFPIIPCNLCGSQENLQRQVVKEMLQDWDRKTPGRTESIFRSLQNVVPSQLADRNLFDFTSLKIDETAASRFVNVVNL; this is translated from the coding sequence ATGGGCACTCTTACGGTCAACCAGAACAAACTGCAAAAGCGCCTGCGCCGCCTGGCCGGGGAAGCGGTCGCCGACTTCAACATGATTGAAGACGGCGACAAGGTCATGGTCTGCCTGTCCGGAGGCAAGGACAGCTACACCATGCTCGACGTGCTGATGCACCTGCAGAAGGTTGCACCGATCAAGTTCGAGATCGTCGCGGTGAACATGGACCAGAAGCAGCCGGGCTTCCCCGAGCACGTGCTGCCGGCCTACCTCAAAGAGCTGGGCATCGAGTACCACATCGTCGAGAAAGACACTTACTCGGTGGTCAAAGAGCTGATCCCGGAAGGCAAGACCACCTGCTCGCTGTGCTCGCGCCTGCGTCGTGGCACGCTGTATACCTTTGCCGACGAAATCGGCGCGACCAAAATGGCCCTCGGTCATCATCGCGACGACATCGTCGAGACGTTCTTCCTCAACATGTTCTTCAACGGCACCCTCAAGGCGATGCCGCCGAAGTTGCGCGCCGATGACGGCCGCAACGTGGTGATCCGTCCGCTGGCGTACTGCAACGAGAAGGACATCCAGGCCTACTCGGACCTCAAGGAATTCCCGATCATCCCGTGCAACCTCTGCGGTTCGCAGGAAAACCTGCAGCGTCAGGTGGTCAAGGAAATGCTTCAGGACTGGGATCGCAAGACCCCGGGGCGAACTGAAAGCATCTTCCGCAGTCTGCAGAATGTGGTGCCGTCCCAACTGGCCGACCGCAACCTGTTCGACTTCACCAGCCTGAAGATCGATGAGACGGCGGCTTCGCGCTTCGTCAATGTCGTAAACCTTTAA
- a CDS encoding Yip1 family protein encodes MIHHVVGLFTHPDQEWKEIRGDQEESISHMYLTHTLILAAIPAVSAFIGTTQVGWVIGNRAPVMLTVESAIWMTVMSYLAMLGGVAVMGAFVHWMARTYDANPSLARCVAFATYTATPLFVGGLAALYPHMWLGMIVGTAAICYTVYLLYVGLPTFMNIPSDEGFLFSSSVLAVGLVVLVAIMAFTVIVWGLGVGPVYTN; translated from the coding sequence ATGATCCATCACGTAGTGGGACTTTTTACCCACCCCGATCAGGAATGGAAGGAAATCCGTGGCGACCAAGAGGAAAGCATCAGCCATATGTACCTGACACACACGCTGATTCTGGCGGCGATCCCCGCTGTCTCGGCGTTCATCGGCACCACGCAGGTCGGTTGGGTGATCGGCAATCGCGCGCCGGTCATGCTCACGGTCGAAAGCGCCATCTGGATGACGGTCATGTCGTATCTGGCGATGCTCGGCGGGGTCGCGGTGATGGGCGCGTTTGTGCACTGGATGGCCCGCACCTACGACGCCAACCCGAGTCTGGCCCGTTGCGTGGCGTTTGCCACCTACACCGCGACACCGTTGTTTGTCGGCGGGCTGGCGGCGCTGTATCCGCATATGTGGCTGGGGATGATCGTCGGCACGGCGGCCATCTGCTACACGGTGTATCTGTTGTATGTGGGGCTGCCGACCTTCATGAATATTCCGTCGGACGAAGGTTTTCTGTTTTCCAGCTCGGTGCTGGCGGTGGGTCTGGTGGTGCTGGTGGCCATCATGGCGTTCACCGTGATCGTCTGGGGCCTGGGCGTGGGGCCCGTGTACACCAACTGA